The proteins below are encoded in one region of Gambusia affinis linkage group LG07, SWU_Gaff_1.0, whole genome shotgun sequence:
- the LOC122834486 gene encoding probable E3 ubiquitin-protein ligase DTX3 isoform X2 — translation MDRTKKFGISAKFQENEQAEGVETKEKHPNPGLLYKGTTRTAYLPDNKEGQEVLKLLKKAFDQKMIFTVGTSRTSGLDNQVIWNDISHKTSKTGGPQSFGYPDPNYLSKVKEDLKAKGIE, via the exons ATGGACAG AACGAAGAAATTTGGAATTTCAGCAAAGTTTCAAGAAAACGAACAGGCCGAGGGAGTTGAAACCAAa GAAAAGCATCCTAATCCTGGACTACTATATAAGGGAACTACCAGAACTGCATATCTTCCAGACAACAAAGAGGGCCAAGAAGTCCTGAAACTGCTGAAAAAAGCTTTCGACCAGAAAATGATTTTCACTGTTGGGACGTCCAGAACAAGCGGGTTGGACAACCAGGTGATCTGGAATGATATTTCTCACAAGACATCAAAGACAGGAGGACCACAGAG TTTTGGATATCCTGACCCCAATTACCTGAGCAAAGTAAAGGAGGACCTGAAAGCTAAAGGCATAGAGTGA
- the LOC122834486 gene encoding uncharacterized protein LOC122834486 isoform X1: protein MDRTKKFGISAKFQENEQAEGVETKNMVLPVKQNNPCTSTAETLPPRKLKREAQESCLLPLNHFWYMSHIYKEGIKQIERKNKIKMVAQVHVTFEAEEEDGNPHEALNEFIDLSQSCSTDSGQAVIPLKFVDPDQWSDALKVIKRNKDKILLTMSSEEVIVSGPKQSQDEFSSVLNAMQMTNTPGEEHKPTPDDTSLRINLTTNQQTKSLTVDNNSEPVITAVEDANIKAKSDLNVESSNSKNKQSLQTCRAKPSFKNLWLKKKPITRPLHLTRRWDTGLGGLPKKSTCENEGKEDSSQTSLTPPTAQQNAETSSKTGASEDSTKDLCPICLDQLIKKKQLRCKHAFCDDCLQASLKHNGPTCPVCKDVFGVMEGDQPDGVMTWSCSSSFLPGFSDCGSIVITYTFPSGKQTEKHPNPGLLYKGTTRTAYLPDNKEGQEVLKLLKKAFDQKMIFTVGTSRTSGLDNQVIWNDISHKTSKTGGPQSFGYPDPNYLSKVKEDLKAKGIE from the exons ATGGACAG AACGAAGAAATTTGGAATTTCAGCAAAGTTTCAAGAAAACGAACAGGCCGAGGGAGTTGAAACCAAa aacatGGTCCTCCCAGTCAAACAGAATAATCCCTGCACCTCGACAGCAGAAACCCTTCCTCCAAGAAAACTTAAAAGAGAAGCTCAAGAAAGTTGCCTTCTGCCGCTGAATCACTTCTGGTACATGAGTCACATCTACAAGGAAGGAATTAAACAGATTGAgaggaagaataaaattaaaatggtgGCACAGGTCCATGTGACATTTGAAGCTGAAGAGGAAGATGGAAACCCTCATGAAGCTCTCAATGAGTTCATTGATCTCTCACAGAGCTGCTCTACTGATTCAGGCCAGGCAGTGATTCCTCTCAAGTTTGTAGATCCAGATCAGTGGAGTGATGCACTAAAAGTCATCAAGAGAAACAAGGACAAGATTTTGCTCACCATGTCATCTGAAGAAGTTATTGTTAGTGGTCCAAAGCAAAGCCAAGATGAATTCAGTTCGGTCCTGAATGCGATGCAGATGACAAACACACCGGGTGAAGAGCACAAACCTACACCAGACGATACATCACTGAGGATAAACTTGACAACCAACCAACAGACAAAATCACTAACAGTGGACAACAACAGCGAACCGGTTATTACTGCTGTTGAAGATGCTAACATCAAAGCTAAATCTGATCTGAATGTTGAATCCagcaacagtaaaaacaaacaatcccTCCAAACATGTAGGGCCAAACCTTCCTTCAAAAACCTGTGGCTGAAAAAGAAACCTATCACACGTCCCCTACACCTGACCCGACGTTGGGATACTGGGTTGGGTGGCTTGCCAAAGAAATCCACCTGTGAGAACGAGGGGAAAGAGGACTCCAGTCAAACTTCACTGACTCCGCCAACAGCACAGCAAAATGCTGAAACATCATCTAAGACAGGAGCATCAGAGGACAGTACAAAGGATCTCTGCCCAATATGCTTGGATCAGTTgatcaaaaagaaacaactaaGGTGTAAACACGCATTTTGTGATGATTGCCTCCAAGCATCTTTAAAACACAATGGACCCACGTGTCCTGTATGCAAAGATGTTTTCGGTGTGATGGAGGGAGACCAGCCTGATGGAGTGATGACATGGAGCTGTAGCTCTTCATTCCTCCCTGGATTCTCAGACTGTGGCAGCATAGTGATCACATACACTTTTCCTAGTGGAAAGCAGACG GAAAAGCATCCTAATCCTGGACTACTATATAAGGGAACTACCAGAACTGCATATCTTCCAGACAACAAAGAGGGCCAAGAAGTCCTGAAACTGCTGAAAAAAGCTTTCGACCAGAAAATGATTTTCACTGTTGGGACGTCCAGAACAAGCGGGTTGGACAACCAGGTGATCTGGAATGATATTTCTCACAAGACATCAAAGACAGGAGGACCACAGAG TTTTGGATATCCTGACCCCAATTACCTGAGCAAAGTAAAGGAGGACCTGAAAGCTAAAGGCATAGAGTGA
- the LOC122834484 gene encoding uncharacterized protein LOC122834484 isoform X1 yields MSTSMEEEEPMDFVAQGEMGLPQAQNKVLLTLTLRWSVEKKKKVDLQKALQTWLSRTKADCSVQEILPDGRAVILIELPPGLTEIYSLNGETLYTKDKKEVVTILSVMVGTPQQDPQTADDALVNPTPPAASVNTKTADLKPSALHTLTQAAKETPKEEVLLTLSLKWLDKNKKKTDLQIVLQVWFSKCEPKIDCTVHKLLPDDRAVIVVSPLPGLEELQKLGGKTLCTKDKNELVTILSVMVGTPKQDPQTADDASVNPTPPAASVNTNDADLKPSALHTLKQDMLGNPFTSTAETLPPRKPEEEAQESCLQPLSHFWYMSHIYKEGIKQIERKNKIKMVAQVHVTFEAEEEDGNPHEALNEFIDLSQSCSTDSGQAVIPLKFVDPDQWSDALKVIKRNKDKILLTMSSEEVIVSGPKQSQDEFSAVLNAMQTTNTPAEQHKPTPDDSSLRRTNMTDKYPGLLMRNVSGDLSMKVNMTIKDDLADEGLTINKNQWKNLKSSHNDQLTVIKSKFNVDFKESSISEGKVNVKPSYKGHGGNAAMESHAVRAQGLYQKMMTSPMSLPPPNRTTWFSGSEEAFNKTRNKSHSIQNRKKSASKITTGDKKDDKCPLCLSDFTNKKQLKCKHAFCKECLQNALKACGPICPICKDVFGVMKGNQPDGKMSWNKYPLSLPGFKDCGHICITYNIPSGKQTENHPNPGQFYRGTTRYAYLPDNKEGNKVLLLLNKAFDQKLIFTVGASRTTGAENMVTWNDIHHKTSMSGGPECYGYPDENYLSRVKEELKAKGIQ; encoded by the exons ATGTCTACTTCCATGGAAGAAGAAGAGCCCATGGACTTTGTGGCTCAG GGTGAGATGGGTCTTCCACAGGCTCAAAATAAAGTTCTGCTGACTCTCACGTTGAGGTGgtctgtggaaaagaaaaagaag GTAGATTTACAAAAAGCACTCCAGACTTGGTTGAGCAGAACTAAAGCGGACTGCTCTGTTCAAGAGATCTTACCAGATGGGAGGGCTGTGATTCTGATTGAACTTCCTCCAG gTCTCACAGAGATTTATTCGCTGAATGGTGAAACACTTtatacaaaagacaaaaaagaagtcGTCACCATCTTGTCTGTAATGGTGGGAACACCACAGCAGGATCCACAAACAGCAGACGATGCTTTGGTGAATCCGActcctccagctgcttctgTAAACACTAAAACTGCTGATTTGAAGCCATCAGCTCTACACACTCTAACACAG GCTGCAAAGGAGACTCCAAAAGAAGAAGTCCTACTGACTCTGTCGTTGAAGTggttggataaaaataaaaagaagacagATCTACAAATAGTCCTTCAGGTTTGGTTCAGCAAATGTGAACCTAAAATAGACTGCACAGTTCACAAGCTTTTACCAGATGATCGGGCTGTGATTGTGGTTTCACCTCTTCCAG gcctTGAAGAGCTTCAGAAGCTGGGTGGTAAAACACTTtgtacaaaagacaaaaacgaATTAGTCACCATCTTGTCTGTAATGGTGGGAACACCAAAGCAGGATCCACAAACAGCAGACGATGCTTCGGTGAATCCGActcctccagctgcttctgTAAACACCAATGATGCTGATTTGAAGCCATCAGCTCTACACACTCTAAAACAG gaTATGCTTGGTAATCCGTTTACCTCGACAGCAGAAACCCTTCCTCCAAGAAAACCTGAAGAAGAAGCTCAAGAAAGTTGCCTTCAGCCGCTGAGTCACTTCTGGTACATGAGTCACATCTACAAGGAAGGAATTAAACAGATTGAgaggaagaataaaattaagatGGTGGCACAGGTCCATGTGACATTTGAAGCTGAAGAGGAAGATGGAAACCCTCATGAAGCTCTCAATGAGTTCATTGATCTCTCACAGAGCTGCTCTACTGATTCAGGCCAGGCAGTGATTCCTCTCAAGTTTGTAGATCCAGATCAGTGGAGTGATGCATTAAAAGTCATCAAGAGAAACAAGGACAAGATTTTGCTCACCATGTCATCTGAAGAAGTTATTGTTAGTGGTCCAAAGCAAAGCCAAGATGAATTCAGTGCAGTCCTGAATGCGATGCAGACGACAAACACACCAGCTGAACAGCACAAACCTACACCAGACGATTCATCACTGAGGAGGACAAACATGACCGACAAATATCCAGGGCTACTAATGCGCAACGTCAGTGGTGATCTCTCAATGAAAGTCAACATGACAATCAAAGATGATCTTGCTGATGAAGGTCTGACCATAAATAAGAACCAGTGGAAAAACCTGAAGTCTTCTCATAATGACCAACTTACAGTGATCAAATCTAAGTTCAATGTGGATTTTAAAGAATCCAGCATCAGTGAGGGGAAAGTTAATGTCAAACCATCATATAAAGGACATGGTGGAAACGCAGCAATGGAGAGCCATGCTGTCAGAGCTCAGGGTCTGTACCAGAAGATGATGACGTCACCCATGTCACTTCCTCCACCTAATCGTACCACTTGGTTCAGTGGTTCTGAAGAGGCGTTcaataaaactagaaataaaagtcattcaatacaaaacagaaaaaaatcagcaagCAAGATCACAACAGGGGACAAGAAAGATGATAAATGCCCACTatgtttgtctgattttacTAATAAGAAGCAGCTGAAGTGTAAGCATGCATTTTGTAAGGAGTGCCTGCAAAATGCACTGAAAGCATGTGGACCCATCTGTCCAATATGCAAGGATGTTTTTGGTGTGATGAAGGGAAACCAACctgatggaaaaatgtcttggaaTAAGTATCCATTATCCCTACCTGGATTCAAAGATTGTGGCCATATATGCATCACCTACAACATTCCAAGTGGAAAACAGACG GAGAATCACCCAAATCCTGGCCAGTTCTATAGAGGAACTACCAGATATGCATATCTTCCAGACAACAAAGAGGGCAACAAAGTTCTGCTACTCCTGAATAAAGCTTTTGACCAGAAGCTGATTTTCACTGTTGGAGCTTCTAGGACAACCGGGGCGGAAAACATGGTGACCTGGAATGACATCCACCACAAGACGTCCATGTCAGGAGGACCAGAGTG ttaTGGATATCCAGATGAGAACTACCTGAGCAGAGTCAAAGAGGAGCTGAAGGCTAAGGGCATCCagtga
- the LOC122834484 gene encoding uncharacterized protein LOC122834484 isoform X2 gives MSTSMEEEEPMDFVAQGEMGLPQAQNKVLLTLTLRWSVEKKKKVDLQKALQTWLSRTKADCSVQEILPDGRAVILIELPPGLTEIYSLNGETLYTKDKKEVVTILSVMVGTPQQDPQTADDALVNPTPPAASVNTKTADLKPSALHTLTQDMLGNPFTSTAETLPPRKPEEEAQESCLQPLSHFWYMSHIYKEGIKQIERKNKIKMVAQVHVTFEAEEEDGNPHEALNEFIDLSQSCSTDSGQAVIPLKFVDPDQWSDALKVIKRNKDKILLTMSSEEVIVSGPKQSQDEFSAVLNAMQTTNTPAEQHKPTPDDSSLRRTNMTDKYPGLLMRNVSGDLSMKVNMTIKDDLADEGLTINKNQWKNLKSSHNDQLTVIKSKFNVDFKESSISEGKVNVKPSYKGHGGNAAMESHAVRAQGLYQKMMTSPMSLPPPNRTTWFSGSEEAFNKTRNKSHSIQNRKKSASKITTGDKKDDKCPLCLSDFTNKKQLKCKHAFCKECLQNALKACGPICPICKDVFGVMKGNQPDGKMSWNKYPLSLPGFKDCGHICITYNIPSGKQTENHPNPGQFYRGTTRYAYLPDNKEGNKVLLLLNKAFDQKLIFTVGASRTTGAENMVTWNDIHHKTSMSGGPECYGYPDENYLSRVKEELKAKGIQ, from the exons ATGTCTACTTCCATGGAAGAAGAAGAGCCCATGGACTTTGTGGCTCAG GGTGAGATGGGTCTTCCACAGGCTCAAAATAAAGTTCTGCTGACTCTCACGTTGAGGTGgtctgtggaaaagaaaaagaag GTAGATTTACAAAAAGCACTCCAGACTTGGTTGAGCAGAACTAAAGCGGACTGCTCTGTTCAAGAGATCTTACCAGATGGGAGGGCTGTGATTCTGATTGAACTTCCTCCAG gTCTCACAGAGATTTATTCGCTGAATGGTGAAACACTTtatacaaaagacaaaaaagaagtcGTCACCATCTTGTCTGTAATGGTGGGAACACCACAGCAGGATCCACAAACAGCAGACGATGCTTTGGTGAATCCGActcctccagctgcttctgTAAACACTAAAACTGCTGATTTGAAGCCATCAGCTCTACACACTCTAACACAG gaTATGCTTGGTAATCCGTTTACCTCGACAGCAGAAACCCTTCCTCCAAGAAAACCTGAAGAAGAAGCTCAAGAAAGTTGCCTTCAGCCGCTGAGTCACTTCTGGTACATGAGTCACATCTACAAGGAAGGAATTAAACAGATTGAgaggaagaataaaattaagatGGTGGCACAGGTCCATGTGACATTTGAAGCTGAAGAGGAAGATGGAAACCCTCATGAAGCTCTCAATGAGTTCATTGATCTCTCACAGAGCTGCTCTACTGATTCAGGCCAGGCAGTGATTCCTCTCAAGTTTGTAGATCCAGATCAGTGGAGTGATGCATTAAAAGTCATCAAGAGAAACAAGGACAAGATTTTGCTCACCATGTCATCTGAAGAAGTTATTGTTAGTGGTCCAAAGCAAAGCCAAGATGAATTCAGTGCAGTCCTGAATGCGATGCAGACGACAAACACACCAGCTGAACAGCACAAACCTACACCAGACGATTCATCACTGAGGAGGACAAACATGACCGACAAATATCCAGGGCTACTAATGCGCAACGTCAGTGGTGATCTCTCAATGAAAGTCAACATGACAATCAAAGATGATCTTGCTGATGAAGGTCTGACCATAAATAAGAACCAGTGGAAAAACCTGAAGTCTTCTCATAATGACCAACTTACAGTGATCAAATCTAAGTTCAATGTGGATTTTAAAGAATCCAGCATCAGTGAGGGGAAAGTTAATGTCAAACCATCATATAAAGGACATGGTGGAAACGCAGCAATGGAGAGCCATGCTGTCAGAGCTCAGGGTCTGTACCAGAAGATGATGACGTCACCCATGTCACTTCCTCCACCTAATCGTACCACTTGGTTCAGTGGTTCTGAAGAGGCGTTcaataaaactagaaataaaagtcattcaatacaaaacagaaaaaaatcagcaagCAAGATCACAACAGGGGACAAGAAAGATGATAAATGCCCACTatgtttgtctgattttacTAATAAGAAGCAGCTGAAGTGTAAGCATGCATTTTGTAAGGAGTGCCTGCAAAATGCACTGAAAGCATGTGGACCCATCTGTCCAATATGCAAGGATGTTTTTGGTGTGATGAAGGGAAACCAACctgatggaaaaatgtcttggaaTAAGTATCCATTATCCCTACCTGGATTCAAAGATTGTGGCCATATATGCATCACCTACAACATTCCAAGTGGAAAACAGACG GAGAATCACCCAAATCCTGGCCAGTTCTATAGAGGAACTACCAGATATGCATATCTTCCAGACAACAAAGAGGGCAACAAAGTTCTGCTACTCCTGAATAAAGCTTTTGACCAGAAGCTGATTTTCACTGTTGGAGCTTCTAGGACAACCGGGGCGGAAAACATGGTGACCTGGAATGACATCCACCACAAGACGTCCATGTCAGGAGGACCAGAGTG ttaTGGATATCCAGATGAGAACTACCTGAGCAGAGTCAAAGAGGAGCTGAAGGCTAAGGGCATCCagtga
- the LOC122834485 gene encoding uncharacterized protein LOC122834485: MASNQREEEEMDFVNQDHSKELSQAAKEEVLLTLSLKWLDKNKKKTDLQKVLQTWFSKCEPKIDCTVRKPLPDDRAVIVVSPPPGLQELQKLSGETLYTKDKKSEKKLEKELVTILSVMVGTPKLDPQTADDASVNLTPPAASVNTNNAESEPPAGKATVEEQKKSISTAGDTPAENQTMDENCLLSVTQFLYVSHIFKDKLQRIQEENEVEIKSEVIVKFESKSKDGKPNEAKTKFIDLVQESLANFGGSVFSPSSADPDQLNRALKVIMNKENKLLANMSSEEITVFGPNGQRTVLDLMLKPSHKTFTEESERRSLSSNFSGDVLVKINMTIKDDLADEGLAIDKNQWKNLKSTYDNHLRVIKSKFNVDFKESSISEDKVNVKPSYKGHGGNAAMESHAVRALLRLYQKMMTSPMSLPPPYRATWFSGSEDNFTGPGVNGHSKQNNKESAGGGATGDSKDDKCSICLSDFTNKKQLKCKHAFCEECFQNALKACGPICPICKDVFGVMKGNQPDGKMTWNTYPSSLPGFTDCGYICITYDIPSGKQTENHPNPGQFYGGTIRHAYLPDNKEGNEVLLLLKKAFDQKLIFTVGASRTTGAENMVTWNDIHHKTSISGGPQLYGYPDENYLSRVKEELKAKGIQ; encoded by the exons ATGGCGAGTAAccaaagagaagaggaagaaatggaTTTTGTAAACCAGGATCACTCGAAGGAATTATCTCAG GCTGCAAAAGAAGAAGTCCTACTGACTCTGTCGTTGAAGTggttggataaaaataaaaagaagacagATCTTCAAAAAGTCCTTCAGACTTGGTTCAGCAAATGTGAACCTAAAATAGACTGCACAGTTCGCAAGCCTTTACCAGATGATCGCGCTGTGATTGTGGTTTCACCTCCTCCAG gccTGCAGGAGCTTCAGAAACTGAGTGGCGAAACACTTtatacaaaagacaaaaaatcagaaaagaaattagaaaaagaatTAGTCACCATTCTGTCTGTAATGGTGGGAACACCAAAGCTGGATCCACAAACAGCAGACGATGCTTCAGTGAATCTGActcctccagctgcttctgTAAACACCAATAATGCTGAATCTGAGCCGCCAGCT GGCAAAGCAACCGTTgaagaacagaagaaatcaaTTTCTACAGCAGGAGACACTCCTGCTGAGAATCAGACAATGGATGAAAATTGTCTTCTGTCAGTGACTCAATTCTTGTATGTGAGCCACATCTTCAAGGACAAACTACAGCGCATACAGGAAGAGaatgaagttgaaataaaatcagaagttATTGTGAAATTTGAATCCAAGAGTAAAGATGGAAAACCAAATGAAGCAAAGACAAAGTTCATAGATCTTGTCCAGGAATCCTTGGCTAATTTTGGTGGTTCAGTTTTTTCTCCTAGCTCTGCAGATCCAGATCAGTTGAACAGAGCATTGAAAGTCATCATgaacaaggaaaacaaacttttagcCAACATGTCCTCTGAAGAAATAACAGTTTTTGGACCAAATGGCCAGCGAACGGTTCTTGATTTGATGTTAAAACCATCACATAAAACCTTCACTGAAGAGTCTGAACGTCGGTCTTTGTCTTCAAACTTCAGTGGTGATGTCCTGGTGAAAATCAACATGACAATCAAAGATGATCTTGCTGATGAAGGTCTGGCCATAGATAAGAACCAGTGGAAAAACCTGAAGTCTACTTATGATAACCATCTTAGAGTGATCAAATCTAAGTTCAATGTGGATTTTAAAGAATCCAGCATCAGTGAAGACAAAGTTAATGTCAAACCATCATATAAAGGACATGGTGGAAACGCAGCAATGGAGAGCCATGCTGTCAGAGCTCTGCTGCGTCTGTACCAGAAGATGATGACGTCACCCATGTCACTTCCTCCACCTTATCGTGCCACTTGGTTCAGTGGTTCTGAAGATAATTTCACTGGTCCTGGAGTTAATGgtcattcaaaacaaaacaataaagaatCAGCAGGAGGGGGCGCAACAGGGGACAGCAAAGATGACAAATGTTCAATTTGTTTGTCCGATTTTACTAATAAGAAGCAGCTGAAGTGTAAGCATGCATTTTGTGAGGAGTGCTTTCAAAATGCACTGAAAGCATGTGGACCCATCTGTCCAATATGCAAGGATGTTTTTGGTGTGATGAAGGGAAACCAACCTGATGGAAAAATGACTTGGAATACGTATCCATCATCCCTACCTGGATTCACAGATTGTGGCTATATATGCATCACCTACGACATTCCAAGTGGAAAACAGACG GAGAATCACCCAAATCCTGGCCAGTTCTATGGAGGAACTATCAGACATGCATATCTTCCAGACAACAAAGAGGGCAACGAAGTTCTGCTACTCCTGAAAAAAGCTTTTGACCAGAAGCTGATTTTCACTGTTGGAGCTTCTAGGACAACCGGGGCGGAAAACATGGTGACCTGGAATGACATCCACCACAAGACGTCCATATCTGGAGGACCACAACT TTATGGATATCCAGATGAGAACTACCTGAGCAGAGTCAAAGAGGAGCTGAAGGCTAAGGGCATCCagtga